In Providencia rettgeri, the following proteins share a genomic window:
- the iolE gene encoding myo-inosose-2 dehydratase, protein MAIQLGINPLTWTNDDLPTLGAETSLETCLTEGRQAGFAGFELGNKFPRKAEILGPILKQHDLQLVSGWYSGELLSRSVEEEIEAVQEHLALLRDLGAKVMVFAEVTHCIHGDQNKPVHMRPLFPADQWEEYGKKLTEFAKYTLSQGVKIAYHHHMGTVIESAEDVDNLMKHTGDEVGLLLDTGHLTFAGADPVEVAKRWAKRINHVHCKDVRADVLKDVKNRKTSFLDAVLAGVFTVPGDGCVNYPEVFKVLKNSQYENGWLVVEAEQDPAIAHPLTYATLGYNNLHKLAKEAGLI, encoded by the coding sequence ATGGCAATCCAACTTGGTATTAATCCGTTGACATGGACGAATGATGATTTACCCACTTTAGGGGCAGAAACATCTCTAGAAACATGTTTAACTGAAGGCCGTCAAGCAGGTTTTGCTGGTTTTGAATTAGGTAATAAATTTCCACGTAAAGCGGAGATTCTAGGGCCGATTTTAAAACAGCATGACTTACAACTGGTTTCAGGCTGGTATTCGGGAGAACTATTATCTCGCAGTGTGGAAGAAGAAATTGAAGCGGTACAAGAACACTTAGCGTTACTGCGTGATTTAGGCGCTAAAGTGATGGTTTTCGCGGAAGTGACGCATTGCATTCATGGAGACCAAAACAAACCGGTTCATATGCGTCCATTGTTCCCTGCGGATCAATGGGAAGAATACGGTAAAAAGCTGACTGAATTTGCGAAATATACCTTATCTCAAGGGGTTAAAATCGCCTATCACCACCATATGGGAACTGTGATCGAGTCCGCTGAAGATGTTGATAACTTAATGAAGCACACGGGTGATGAAGTCGGTTTATTGCTAGATACTGGTCACTTGACCTTTGCTGGCGCAGATCCTGTTGAAGTGGCGAAACGCTGGGCAAAACGCATTAATCACGTGCACTGCAAAGATGTTCGTGCGGATGTCCTAAAAGATGTTAAAAACCGTAAAACCAGCTTCTTAGATGCCGTATTAGCGGGTGTATTCACTGTACCTGGTGATGGCTGCGTTAACTACCCTGAAGTGTTTAAGGTATTGAAAAATAGCCAATATGAAAATGGTTGGTTAGTGGTTGAAGCAGAGCAAGACCCTGCAATTGCGCATCCGCTGACGTATGCAACGCTAGGCTACAATAATTTGCATAAGTTAGCGAAAGAAGCGGGCTTGATCTAA